Below is a genomic region from Micropterus dolomieu isolate WLL.071019.BEF.003 ecotype Adirondacks linkage group LG16, ASM2129224v1, whole genome shotgun sequence.
CTCTGTAGAACCTTAAACGCATTGGATGACATTAATAAAAGTACAGGAGTGTGTGGGTTGAATCGTGTGTAACAGACTTGTTGTAGCTATGATTATTGTCACATTATCATGTCATTAAATATGCAAAGATTTATCTCATGGCTACAGATTGAAATAATGTCTGTTACTGTAATCCATAGTCACAAACTTATGTAACATCAAATACATATGTTTTCTCCAGATTTAAGACAAGTAGAACTCATAATAAATACCTCGATGTAATTGTGCTCCGTTGTCATTCCTCCATTCTCTGGGTTCAGTGTTACAGCTGGCAGCAGTAGCAGGTAATCATTCGGTGCCACTCTGACAGCAGCAGTCTCTTCTGTCACTTACCAGGGGTGGATATCGAGGCAGCCCGGAAAGAGGAGGAGCGGGTGATGCTGAGGGACGCCCGGCAGTGGCTCAACAGCGGCCAGATCCAAGATGTCCGGCACGCCAAGTCCGGAGGAACGTCACTTCATGTAGCTGCTGCGAAGGGATACGCAGAGGTTTTAAAGTAAGCAGTGGTTTTGATTTCACAGGTAGTAGAATCATTTATTGCTCGTTGTTACATAAAGCCTTTCCTTTATGTTACGTTGTATAAAAGACTATTAATAGTCAAGACAGTTGTGAGGCCTTTCTTTGCTAATGTCAAACATAGCTTGGTCTCTGTATCTTGTCAGTGCGTTGTTCCGACCCTGCATCTGTAGGCTGTTAATACGGCTACACAGCTCGAGGAAAGGAACTGCAGCCGCCTGTCCATCTGGTCTGGGAATTCAGCCAGCGTACTCTACTGCCATAGATAGTGCTAAGATCTCTGATTTTTAGCGCAACAAACATATACAAGCCAGGAATCTAAATGTTTTCCTCATCATGGCAGAATTATGGGCGAAAATATTAGAGTTTAGCTGACGTCACCCTGCTCTTGCTCAGTGACAACAACTTTCAGAATATGTGTCCGTGTGTTTAGGGGGTGGACTATGTATCTCAGATATCTGACCTGGGGTTATAATGCTGACGCACTTCTCAAAGCCTGGACACTGGCAGCACCTTGAAAGATTAGTTTACAGAATCGAAtctgagaaaaaaagatttgctAATTCTAAGTCTCTCCTCCCTTTCCAACTCCATGTGCAGGCTTTTAATCCAAGCAGGGTATGATGTAAATATTAAGGACTATGATGGCTGGACTCCTCTACATGCAGCAGCACACTGGGGCAAAGAGGAGGCATGTAGGATACTGGTGGAGAATCTATGTGACATGGACCTCATTAATAAAATGGTGAGTAACAAGCACTGTCGTAGAGTCCTGTCATTAAATTCTGTGCAATCCATATTTtagaactttttattttattgctttcCCTCAGGGCCAGACAGCTTTGGATGTAGCTGACGAAGATGTTCTGGGATACTTAGAAGAactacaaaagaaacaaaagctgGTAAGTTGATGTGACCCATATCTACACCAAACAACTTATTCAGCTGTTTTAATGGTGGATACATTTGGAGGTGTTTTGtaaaaatttttatatatatataaaattagtgGAAGCCTGTGATTGAGTGGGAATGTGTGAATCCTCTTCAGTAACATTCATTGTGTCTTTCCCCTTTATTGCAGCTGATGAGTGTGGAGAAAGACGTTAAGAAATCTCCTTTGATTGAAACAACAACCACCGGGGATAACAACCAGTCACTGAAACCACTCAAGAGGTAAATACCttgaaaaaataatcaacagaaaCTGCCTACTGAATGTGTGAGTGTTATTAAGCCACCTATAGCTCAGACATAACTAATTAAACTTCTGTaggtttaaaatattttattttgtatcttTGGCTTGTATTCTCTCTTGTAGCTCAAAATGCTGTACTACACTGATGCTGTAGTTCTCTGCTAATGGtgtcaaatgtgtgttttgcagcaaAGAAACACTGCTTCTGGAGCCAGAAAAGAGCGCCCCACGCATAGACACCTTAGAACCGGAGAAGGTGGATGAAGAAGAGGATGGGAAGAAGGACGAATCAAGCTGCTCcagtgaggaagaggatgatgaagatTCGGAGTCGGAGACTGAAGcaggtactgtgtgtgtgtgacttatTTTAGACTTGTTGTGGTATCACTAAATCAGgtcaaaacaaaagaatttcGGTTAAATGTCTCGCATACAAATTTGATTCTGCCTACCCTTTTTCTTGTGGTCAAACGTCACCATCTAAATTTGTTTTCCATACTGCAGTTATGTTCTGacttttttaaacacattttccagaattgttttttattattaattgttaATTGACGCAAACAACtaatactttttctttttgaccCTGCCAGACAAGAGCAAGCCTTCAGCATCAGTGAGCAACAACACAACGCCCACCCCGACCACCGTCACCGTGTCATCTCCAACTAGCCCAACCAACCAGGTGACGACCCCCACTTCACCGGTAAAGAAGGTACGACCTGGTGGACAAGTGGTATTTATTATCCTACCGTGTGCAGACAGCTGCCATGgtactggcaaaaaaaaaaaaatcaaataggACACGTTTCACTCAAATTGGGAAGCAGTTGATGGGTTTTAGAAAAGGCCTTCGAGGAAATTAAATGCAGCATTGCCATGATGCAATCATGTCCCAATCATGTCCCTATTCTACCCTCTAGTCACTTCAGGTAGTAACTACACCTCCTCCGTTGCACTAAGCCAGTGCAACTTTGCTCTACTGAGAGATGTTGGTGCTTCATTATGTACACAAATCTGTAAAATTATCTATTTGGGTTTTCCTCCCCCTTGAACACAAACCTAATTTCACAGCCGGATGACGATACTGGGGGATTACATAAATGATTTTGCAGTTCATACTCCAGGCCATCACAGAAATAGTTGTTCCTGGTTGTGATTTGTTCTTCACGTCGCAGCACAATGAGCAGACGAAGCGAACACGTCACACAGGCCGTGAGAATGACAGTTACGAGCAATTTTTGGTGGCGTTTAACAAACATGGCAACAGGCTGTACAGTGGGGATGATTGGTGGCCAATTCTGGATAATGTTAACGGTTTACTATATGCCTGTTGGATACCAGGAGCCTGGACTTTATAGAGCACTGGATTGGGTTGGTTGTTAAGAATAAAACTAGAAAGTGTTCCATGGTAGTGTTTTCCCACTTTTGAgtctgctgccctctgctggcaAATTGAGGCCAAGCATTTAACCATAGTGAACCTGGTCAACCTTTCCAAGGGCACGTCTGCTTCCTTCAGGCCACTGGTTCAAACAAATACTTAATGTGGCATCATTTTTAACTGTTAGAAAGGTACTTTGAGTTTTTTTGTGTGGCATTCAGAAAAGCTGTGATACTCATTTCCAAGTCTGTGATATCAGATACCACCTACAGAATGCATCATCATTTCACACTCAAGAATGCAGCCTAAATTAGAGGGTACATTTTACagtgtcctctctctttctgaatTTGCACCCTTTAGTCTATGGCCTGCAATCAGTGGCCACATATCTTTTACACTTTCTAAATGTTGCTTCTTTTGTtgcattgttattgttgttcCAATCTTTCTTTGAAGCCTAGTGCTCACACATCACAATGTCTTCTGTCTAACAAGAGTGAGCAAAACATTAACAATGTCCGGTTTTGACACTACCAAATGTTTGTGGGATCTGACACTTATTCCAATTtgaacattaataaataataacaataattaaaccGGTTTGGCAGTAGGCATTGTGTGGTGTGACTAGGCCTTAAAAAAATCTGTCCTACcataaagtgtttcttttgctgctgctgctgctgcttctgtctTATTCTggccttttctctgtctcaatctctctgtcctcctccatGCCCTCCCTCCCCCCGTGTCTTTCTCATCCTGGGCTCTTGACTTGGTTGGCTTTAGTTTGATTGTATTACTCCCCTCATGCCTGTGGCGGAGCCAGGCTGTCCTGCATTGTGGCGTCAAGGCTTGCGCAAAACAGGCATTTCTCTAGTGCCAAAAAAACCTATGGTGAGGCATTGGTGTGCACCAGAGTTGTTCTCTCATCCTACATGCACCTGTGCACTGACAAAGTACTTAACACCCCCCTTAACCACCCTGGCCCAATCCAAGTGATGCTGATTGAACCTACTGCTGACTTTCACTCATCAACcctacattgtgttgttttcacTTGTAATCAACAAATGAACTGTACTGATGGTGCTTTCACCCCGTGTCTGTGttgcttctgtgttttgtttagttgcTTGTCTTTTGagagtttgttttaaaaatgtatgtgtggCCAGACCTGAAAACTATCAGACCCTAAAATCCCAACTATTTTAATTACTCTTTTACCACCTATTGTACAAGAGCATAGCATAATTATCGTGTTGTAAGAATAGCATTTACTCTGGGATAACTTTTAGAGTCTGGTAGTGGTAGTAGTGGTTGTGGATGTGATCAAACACATTAACAAGCATGTCCTTCATTTTAGAAATGTCCTCTTAATGGTCGACTTAATAGATTACATCAATACGTCGACTAACGTAATGCGAGTCGACGTATTTACGTAATCTATTACGCATCGCTGCGTCCGGTGTTAATGGGATTCTgggacaagctccagctacatgACGTCGCCTTCGACCGTCTAAAGTTCGGGAGTATTTTAGACGGACACTCAACAACTTGGTGCTCCATGAGCTCTGTGAACTGGAAgtagcttcactgcagcacaactgctgtccacgaatacGTGAAGCGGCATGAACACATGAAAAAGTACACGTGCGAAAGTATCCCGGAGCACTGACGGCACCACCGCAAATCTTGTTTACTTTCTGCTATGCTACTATTGTCGTTATTCttatgtgcttcatcaggatggttgaataaaatactgatttattgattagacatgtttttgatatttatttaaattggtatgttagtcGAGTAATAAgcaactttttttccctttagaATACACACTTAGTCGTTacattaatcgactaattgaaaaaataacgttagattaatcgacttgaaaaataatcgttatgtacagccctaatttaaacataaaaattgCAGCGTATTGAGATTAATCCAAAATGTTTGACCTGATTGACTTGTTTGTTGATGACTAAAAATCTAATTTACCGTCTGTGTATTTATCAATGGTTAACTTTGTACTCTAAACCGCTCCCCCTTCCTCCCTTTCAGGTCCCTCAGCCTGCTGGAAAGGCTTCAACTAAAGTGGAGGATGATAGGAAGGACGAATCGCCAGCATCGTGGCGGCTGGGTTTGAGGAAGACGGGCAGCTATGGGGCTCTGGCAGAGATCACAGCTACCAAGGAGGCTCAGAAGGAGAAAGACACGACTGGGGTGATGCGCTCAGCCTCGAGCCCTCGCCTGTCGTCCTCCCTGGAcaataaagacaaagagaagGTCAACAGTCACATGGTCACATCCTTTATTTTTTCAGTCTCTTAGACCACTGGGACACTAGGATGTCCCGAGTGATTTTCCAGCTGGCTACATTataaatgtatgaatgaatATGAAAAGGAAGAAATCGTTCATATTTAGGCTTGATGCGGCCATGACCTGCTTTTTGTAAGAGCTTAATTAGGCCTGAAAAGGCACCCTAGATGCTTTTTAATAGTAAATAAAGTTTGTAGGGATATTTGACAGCTGTTCCATGGATGGTCACTAATATGGGTCCTATTTATTCCGCTGTCTCCAGGAAAAAGATAAAGGGACCCGGCTTGCCTATGTGGCCCCTACCATCCCCAGGAGACTGGCCAGTACTTCAGACATTGATGAGAAGGAAAACAGGTGAAGCCTTAGAGCCAAGTGGCTCTGTGCAAACATGCATTGGCATGAGCGGCTCCTGCTGCCCACTGCTGTGTGTTGCAGGCAAAAGACCTCAATGCTCTGCATGGTGTGTGTGGCCCTAAGGAACTGCCTTAATTAGTTTGTTGTGTCGTGCAGCAATGGATTTGGTAGACTTCAAAATCACTAGGAAAATGGTGGATTTCAAAGTGGGTAGAGTTAGGTTTAATGAAAGACTACTACTTTTATCAGCACATATCTAGTCTCTGTCAGTATCTGTTAATGAAAGCCTGGGGTACAATTGTAGCATTTGGTTCCCCAGGGACTCTACTTCTCTGATACGTAGTGGCTCATACACTCGGCGACGCTGGGATGACGACCTGAAGAACAGCGAAGGAAGCGCCTCCACCAACCGAACTCCCAGCTATCAGCGCAGGTTAGCGTCTGCTGCGAAATAAATCTCTGCCAAACTTCTCATCATCAGATTTCTGTTACATctggggtgggtgtgtgtgtgtgtgtgtgtgtgtgtgtgtgtgtgtgtgtgtatatatattttattattttatgaggTTGAGCTTTGCATAGCTGTGGAACTAAAACGAGTTGTTTATCAATCATCTGTAAATTTTGCTTTGATTATGTCATCAAAAGCTTCCACGCACAGCAGCAGCTACTGAGAAAGCCATGCCGAGCAGCCCAAATGCCTTTCTCTATCACTGCCACAGAGTCTGTTGCATGACTGTACCTGTCCTGTCAGGTTGTTGTGCCACTGAGTTCGCAATGCATTACTTTTAAAAAGCCTGTCTGTCCCAGAGATAAATCATATTCCCAGGTTTGATCGTGGCACAAAACCTAGACATGGATTTATGCTGCATGCATGTCATATGGGGAAAATACTGGATACCAGTCTCCTTTTAATACACTACTATTTTAAGTTGTGAAAGCTACGGAATTTGAAATAAATCTTTTCAAAGATCAAAGTATCTTTTAATTAATGAATGTATGCTGACCGAACAAGGTAATTGCAATCAACAGAAATCTACAAAAACCTTCATTGAAGGTATCTCCAAACACTATTTAACTGTTGATTTTAATTGTCCTGTTAGCAGTTAGTCCCATATGACATGAATGCACCAATAGTGTGCAAAGCTTAATAGTCTTATATATCTGTGTTTCTtatactgtatctgtgtgtgtgcgcctccACCGCTAACATGCCTCTCTTGCCCACCCGCCTGCCAACACGCCAGCACGTCCCATACGCTAGCACTAGGGCGGAGCGGCAGCATGCGGGACGTGCCAGCCAAGTCTTCGTCCACCTCCAGCTTGGACCCTAACAACAGTAATACTAAACCCTGGCAGCCACCCTCCTCCCACTACCAGTCTTACAGCATTTACCGCAGGTACACCAGCCTCAACAGGGGCTCCACCGTCTCTCCACCCACCTGTCCTCTCTGACCGTGTGTCTCTACTCTGGTGAAGTGCCTaccttgtgttttgtgttcctCTGGTTGCCTATAATGTCCAAATGAATTTTGGAAGAGAGTTGTTTTACCATCCAGAACTAGCCACAGTATATAGCCTGGTTTCTCGTTTTGTCCAAagtgatgaatgaagaatgaagTAACTCTATTAATGAAGTTAGGACTGAAATGTTATCCAGTAAAAGCAgaaacagatttttcttttgattgacAACAGAGATTGGAAAAACTTGAATGCTGTTGACATTGAATATTACTGTGACCCTGCAGTACTATTAATAAAAGTATGCTCAGCTTAATTTTCACTGAACTGTAATATTTAAACTCCAATACCTGTCTGGAATAACTATAGAATTTGATCCATTCATTCGTCTCACAAAGACAATTAGTTAGTTTTTGCATATTAGTTAAAGTTGCTCAGAAAAAGTTGGACAACTTttccccaaaataaggtttaaaaagcatttttcccaaCCAATTATACTTCTGCTACTCATGCGTCACTACTACCACGCATGTgcagtagaagtaaaacagacccttacatCAGTGGAACCAAACGATTGACTGAAATATATTttccgctttggctgttaaaagcagatgattggctttctagcgggaggggcgggataaccgtCATTTTTGCCcttacgggctttccccatagagttatATTGAGGATGTaattgagtggcgtgtctcctctaaaaTGTCGCTGTCTTGATTTACCTTTATGTTTACACGCAGAGCCATCATTACTAACAGCAGAAACCCAAGCATTGAGACTGACTGTCAAACAATGATGTTTTAAACCTCTAACTAATCACGCAATATAGGCTGTAGAACTATGAAGGGAAAGGATAGCTGTCTCCCAATGTTTAATTCTTAAAAGCATCAGTGTAAACAGGACATTCTTGTCATAGAGAATACACAAGAGAGAATTTTCCCCTCTTTTATCACAAAAACTGAGCTTTAGTGACCCActcctgttttatattttccccTGATATCATGCATTCACAATGCTGATATGAggcaaaaatatattattaataatcagATCATCTAACTTAATTATCAACATTATACCTGTGAAAACAAAGCTTTATTTGTGTCTTGCTCTGTCTTACGGgtgtctgttgtgtttgtctgacaTTTTGTCCTCCAGTGGCTCTTTCGGCAGAAGACAAGAGGACTTGAGTTCCTCAACCACCTCCCCCAcgaccaccaccacctcctcatcTGTTACCTCGCCTACAGGCCATCGGGGCCTGCTCTCCAGCCTGGGCTCCTCCTCCACCCGCACTGGCTCCACCAGTCTCAccagcaggtacacacacgAGCAGGACTGCTGTCAGCGGGCGAAAAAAAAGCATAACAATAAACCTTATTGTATACGGGTATTGGActaatacaggtgctggtcatataattagaatatcatcaaaaagttgatttattccAGTAAtcccattcaaaaagtgaaacttggatattatattcattcattacacacagactgatatatttcaaatgtttcgtttcatttaattgtgatgattaaaactgacaactaatgaaaatcccaaattcagtatctctgaaaattagaatattacttaagaccaatgcaaaaaaaggatttttagaaatgttggccaactgaaaagtatgaacatgaaaagtatgagcatgtacagcactcaatacttagttggggctccttttgcctgaattactgctgcaatgcggcgtggcatggagtcgatcagtctgtggcactgctcaggtgttatgagagcccaggttactctgatagtggccttcagctcttctgcattgttgggtctggtgtatcgcatcttcctcttcacaataccccatagattttctatagggttaaggtcaggcgaatttgctggccaattaagaacagggataccatggtccttaaaccaggtactggtagctttggcactgtgtgcaggtgccaagtcctgttggaaaatgaaatctgcatctccataaagttggtcagcagcaggaagcatgaagtgctctaaaacttcctggtagacggctgcattgaccttggacctcagaaaacacagtggaccaacacNNNNNNNNNNNNNNNNNNNNNNNNNNNNNNNNNNNNNNNNNNNNNNNNNNNNNNNNNNNNNNNNNNNNNNNNNNNNNNNNNNNNNNNNNNNNNNNNNNNNCTTCAAGCaacatggattctgtgcctctcctctcttcctccagactctgggaccttgatttccaaaggaaatgcaaaatttactttcatcagagaacataactttggaccactcagcagcagtccagtcctttttgtctttagcccaggcgagacgcttctgacgctgaaacccatgtcttgcatacgtctgtgcgtggtggttcttgaagcactgactccagctgcagtccattctttgtgaatctcccccacatttttgaatgggttttgtttcacaatcctctccagggtgcagttatccctattgcttgtacacgtttttctaccacatcttttccttcccttcgcctctctattaatgtgcttggacacagagctctgaacagccagcctctttagcaatgaccttttgtgtcttgccctccttgtgcaaggtgtcaatggtcgtcttttggacagctgtcaagtcagcagtcttccccatgattgtgtagcctacagaactagactgagagaccatttaaaggtctttacaggtgttttgagttaattagctgattagagtgtggcaccaggtgtcttcaatattgaaccttttcacaatattctaattttctgggatactgattttggggttttcattagttgtcagttataatcattaaaattaaatggaatgaacacttgaaatatatctgtgtctgtgtggaatgaatgtatacattatacaagtttcactttttgaatggagttactgaaataaatcaactttttgatgatattctaattatatgaccagcacctttACAGTGTCTGACCTCCAAAATGGCTGCCACCAGACttcacatttcagttttataatcAAAGCAGTTGAAATGCAGAATCTTTCAGGTTTAGCAGGTTTATTTATAAAATGCTGGTGTATAAACAGGTACTGGTCAGAGGAGAgtgcagagagggagaaggagaaggagtcTGCTGCGGTCATCCCCACTATAAACACTGGCTCTACTACGACCACCGCATCTACCACTACCACTACCGCCATATCTACCACTGGCACTGGCACCGGCACCGGCTCTGAAAGACGCAggtaacaaacacacaagcaccttTTCCCTACATACTTCATCCATATTTATCCtgtaattagggctgggcaataaaacaaaaatgataatcatcgcaatataattttcctctaacaatataacaaatgttcaatatattgtcaataaatgtttgatgtgATTAATTTGAATTACGAATGAAATAGCACTTAattttttgatttaaaatatttattttgttgaggaaaaagagaCTCATTATTGTTTTGAGTGTTCTcactcagatttgtgaagtgatccactgtttaacgtcaagtgtttgtcacattctgaccgtaaagaaaagtttttaaccacaaaaTTAACCATctagtttcttcaactttcactcaggagcaaaaatcagcctttaaactttaatgatgatgacatttatcatgatgaTATTTAaatgatatgacatttttatattgtgataacagttttggccttatcgcccagccctacctgTAATATGGGAAAATATGTCCATTTATTTCTTGTCTCACattgtgaattatttttatcccttaacataagaaaacatgcacacatttcttAGTCTGTGCAGATAATctaaatatgtaataataaatttaCAGTGTAGCATTAAGATGGGATAATCTCATCTTGATGATTGGTGTTTTTTGTGATGCATTTTGTTTGATTACATTTCAGTCTGAGATGTTAATTGCTGTTTGGGTTTAGAGGAGACTTTCAGCGTCCCATGGCATtaggttttttgtttgtcttgacTAAAGTTAAAATTGCTGGGGAAAGAATTCGATACTTAAAATTTTGCTTTActtaatgaatttatttatttattatatttgttcaTGACATTCTCAATTTTGAATGGCTTGGATATTTTAACGAAACATTTACTCTAAACAGCTTCATGAAATATTGCCATGAACCTTAAAGGCTTCCATCAGTCAAACAGTAATGCGGATGTATTTCCTCTGTTTTGAGAACGGGGTGTGTGCGATCTTCAACTCTGTACACACAGTGTGGTGGGGGAGAGAGAGTTTGCCTGTGTCCatctgtgagagagagtgtgtcaCAAAGCATGTGTTTGCACGTGTGTTTGAGTGGGGTCGAGACCATATcttcctgtttcactgctgaAATAAGCCACCTGTCGTGGTAGGAGTGGGGAAGTGCTGTTTCATAGCATGGACTGCTCCTGTGACTTTTCCTTATAAGGAATGTGGGCAGAAGCTGCACATTTTCCTCAAGGCCAAGGCTCCACTCTGAACTGAATTCATACCTCTGTGTGGCCAACAGAGGCATGCTACACACTGAGAGAAAGAACTAGAATAGCTCACTATTTTAATTTGCAAAGTCTGTTGCCTTTTGAGTGTGGTACTGCTATAGAAAAAgttaaaacacatattttaatccTATTTTACCACAGTAACTTAAAGTAGGTGTACGTTTTCAGCTTCATCTTAGGAAACTCGAACATTTTTCCAGGAATATCCTGCTTCACATACATCTTCATTAAAGGAAATCTTCTTTACCAACATATCTTGACATAGGTAGCTGCATCACATTCATACTATTCCACATATGTACACCTGGAGCTGTGATGTTACTGTACATTTAATATCCTCACTCTGCAGTATTTATTGTGAGAGGAAAGCATGATTTTGTCACTTTTCCAGCTAGTTAGTAAATTAGAGCAGCCATCCTTCTCATCGCCAGCCACCATACTGCCCAACACAATGACAATTACCACAACTATTTATGTAAGGAATGTCAACTGAAAAACGTGTCTTTACAAGTTCCACCATCCCAATAGTCATCTAATGCTAGAGCTTATTTTTGCTGTTGCTAAATAATTAACTGTATgagtgtgtctttgtgcatgtCAGGTCATACCTGACGCCAGTGCGAGACGAGGAGTCAGAGTCCCAGAGGAAAGCTCGCTCCAGACAGGCTCGACAGTCAAGGAGGTCCACCCAGGTTAGTTAACCTGTATCACCTCTGATATGTTGACACTTACTTTATCCCCCCATCCCACCAAAAAAGTAACTGGTAAAACAATAATGTAGTCCCACATCAAAACAGAAGGTGACCTGTAGGTGCCCCTGGTTTGGATTACGATTTTATAGCcatagtttttaaatgtttttttcctggtTGAGACAGACGAATGTTTTGTGTGCATAGGTAGGACTTAACATCTAGGCCTGTCATTTTACATGAAGCAAAAATGCTGTTTGAGTAACTGGGAACTATTCGACCAAGACATGAAAATTTTACATTATAAGCGCCGATTgaacagcttttctttttttttttttaactgtaagCTAGatctaatttaatta
It encodes:
- the ppp1r12a gene encoding protein phosphatase 1 regulatory subunit 12A isoform X1, which gives rise to MKMADAKQKRNEQLKRWLGSETDLEPPILKKKKTKVKFDDGAVFLAACSSGDTEEVLRMLDRGADINYANVDGLTALHQACIDDNVDMVTFLVEHGASINQPDNEGWIPLHAAASCGYLDIAEYLISQGANVGVVNSEGETPLDIAEEEAMEELLQNEINRQGVDIEAARKEEERVMLRDARQWLNSGQIQDVRHAKSGGTSLHVAAAKGYAEVLKLLIQAGYDVNIKDYDGWTPLHAAAHWGKEEACRILVENLCDMDLINKMGQTALDVADEDVLGYLEELQKKQKLLMSVEKDVKKSPLIETTTTGDNNQSLKPLKSKETLLLEPEKSAPRIDTLEPEKVDEEEDGKKDESSCSSEEEDDEDSESETEADKSKPSASVSNNTTPTPTTVTVSSPTSPTNQVTTPTSPVKKVPQPAGKASTKVEDDRKDESPASWRLGLRKTGSYGALAEITATKEAQKEKDTTGVMRSASSPRLSSSLDNKDKEKEKDKGTRLAYVAPTIPRRLASTSDIDEKENRDSTSLIRSGSYTRRRWDDDLKNSEGSASTNRTPSYQRSTSHTLALGRSGSMRDVPAKSSSTSSLDPNNSNTKPWQPPSSHYQSYSIYRSGSFGRRQEDLSSSTTSPTTTTTSSSVTSPTGHRGLLSSLGSSSTRTGSTSLTSRYWSEESAEREKEKESAAVIPTINTGSTTTTASTTTTTAISTTGTGTGTGSERRRSYLTPVRDEESESQRKARSRQARQSRRSTQGVTLTDLQEAEKTIGRSRTPKTWEEEKEEKEKQDKEKQQEEKKEMETKEDDYRSKYRSFEERYRPSSSSSAISTVSTASTPSYSSTTFSSSSSSLNRPNSLTGITSSYSRSSRDTEKEMDKKEEEKEGEDKSQPRSIRDRRRPREKRRSTGVSFWTQDGDENDPDQLSDSEEGSTKGEPQSDRLSRNESTSSLDRNDTLFSRGYGESRRTYSSRLDRDDTTDYKKLYEQILAENEKLKAQLRDTDLELADLKLQLEKATQRQERYADRSQLEMEKRERRALERKISEMEEELKMLPDLKADNQRLKDENGALIRVISKLSK
- the ppp1r12a gene encoding protein phosphatase 1 regulatory subunit 12A isoform X4, which codes for MKMADAKQKRNEQLKRWLGSETDLEPPILKKKKTKVKFDDGAVFLAACSSGDTEEVLRMLDRGADINYANVDGLTALHQACIDDNVDMVTFLVEHGASINQPDNEGWIPLHAAASCGYLDIAEYLISQGANVGVVNSEGETPLDIAEEEAMEELLQNEINRQGVDIEAARKEEERVMLRDARQWLNSGQIQDVRHAKSGGTSLHVAAAKGYAEVLKLLIQAGYDVNIKDYDGWTPLHAAAHWGKEEACRILVENLCDMDLINKMGQTALDVADEDVLGYLEELQKKQKLLMSVEKDVKKSPLIETTTTGDNNQSLKPLKSKETLLLEPEKSAPRIDTLEPEKVDEEEDGKKDESSCSSEEEDDEDSESETEADKSKPSASVSNNTTPTPTTVTVSSPTSPTNQVTTPTSPVKKVPQPAGKASTKVEDDRKDESPASWRLGLRKTGSYGALAEITATKEAQKEKDTTGVMRSASSPRLSSSLDNKDKEKEKDKGTRLAYVAPTIPRRLASTSDIDEKENRDSTSLIRSGSYTRRRWDDDLKNSEGSASTNRTPSYQRSGSFGRRQEDLSSSTTSPTTTTTSSSVTSPTGHRGLLSSLGSSSTRTGSTSLTSRYWSEESAEREKEKESAAVIPTINTGSTTTTASTTTTTAISTTGTGTGTGSERRRSYLTPVRDEESESQRKARSRQARQSRRSTQGVTLTDLQEAEKTIGRSRTPKTWEEEKEEKEKQDKEKQQEEKKEMETKEDDYRSKYRSFEERYRPSSSSSAISTVSTASTPSYSSTTFSSSSSSLNRPNSLTGITSSYSRSSRDTEKEMDKKEEEKEGEDKSQPRSIRDRRRPREKRRSTGVSFWTQDGDENDPDQLSDSEEGSTKGEPQSDRLSRNESTSSLDRNDTLFSRGYGESRRTYSSRLDRDDTTDYKKLYEQILAENEKLKAQLRDTDLELADLKLQLEKATQRQERYADRSQLEMEKRERRALERKISEMEEELKMLPDLKADNQRLKDENGALIRVISKLSK